The following coding sequences lie in one Metallumcola ferriviriculae genomic window:
- a CDS encoding anthranilate synthase component I family protein: MKDLEGVSNFYPCAGSTYPLEFDCAPKCFPDIEEYVRQAGRQQVVPVYTEISQDELTPVTVLMKLGQSDHSFILESVEGNEQIARYSFISNDPYLIFSASGGNVSIGTAEARDSFPNRDFSWKKKENAEPRQELQQLLNSYTAEPSPDLPRFFGGAVGYFGFNAVGHFEEALAGLSGQTEFADVHMVFTRSVLVFDHLKGTVKIVINTLPGAVPQQTYRRARELIKKVLLRLKKSVNLPAVETQKHAEPIEYKSNFTREEFYRVVAQAKEYINNGDVFQVVLSQKFTLAADFDPLVLFRCLRVVNPSPYMFYLNCGGTALTGASPEMLVRLEGGEGSVRPIAGTRRRGKDGDEDRSLSKQLVEDEKEQAEHLMLVDLGRNDLGRVCTFGSVVVKEFAKVEYFSHVMHLVSRVKGKVMPGVKPLDVLAAAFPAGTVSGAPKIKAVEIINRLEKGCRGPYAGLVGYISFTGQMDTCINIRSVTLSGGKALVQSGAGIVADSRPDSEFQETLNKARGMFEAISMARGVKAR; the protein is encoded by the coding sequence TTGAAAGATTTAGAAGGTGTTTCAAATTTTTACCCATGTGCAGGAAGCACGTACCCGTTGGAATTTGACTGCGCGCCCAAATGTTTTCCTGATATAGAGGAATATGTGCGGCAGGCTGGCAGGCAGCAAGTTGTTCCTGTTTATACGGAAATTAGCCAGGATGAACTAACCCCGGTAACCGTTCTGATGAAGCTGGGGCAGTCGGACCATTCATTTATTTTGGAAAGTGTGGAAGGAAATGAACAGATTGCCCGTTATTCATTTATCAGCAATGACCCGTATCTGATATTTAGCGCTTCGGGCGGAAATGTGTCTATAGGTACGGCGGAAGCAAGGGACAGTTTTCCTAACCGTGATTTCAGCTGGAAGAAAAAGGAAAATGCGGAACCGAGACAAGAATTGCAGCAGTTGCTTAATAGCTATACTGCCGAACCTTCTCCCGACTTACCGCGTTTTTTTGGCGGCGCGGTTGGTTATTTCGGCTTCAATGCGGTGGGTCATTTTGAAGAGGCACTGGCAGGCCTTTCGGGGCAAACGGAATTTGCTGATGTGCATATGGTTTTTACTAGGTCTGTTTTGGTTTTTGACCACTTAAAAGGTACCGTAAAAATAGTGATCAATACGCTGCCCGGTGCAGTTCCCCAGCAAACATACAGGCGTGCCCGGGAGCTGATTAAGAAAGTTTTACTCAGATTAAAAAAGAGCGTTAACCTGCCCGCGGTGGAAACACAGAAACATGCCGAACCCATTGAATATAAAAGTAATTTTACCAGAGAGGAATTCTACCGGGTAGTGGCCCAGGCAAAGGAATATATCAACAACGGGGATGTGTTCCAAGTGGTTTTGTCTCAGAAATTCACCCTAGCGGCAGACTTTGACCCATTGGTGCTTTTTCGTTGTCTGCGCGTAGTTAACCCTTCGCCCTACATGTTTTACTTGAATTGTGGCGGGACGGCTCTTACAGGGGCTTCCCCGGAAATGCTGGTACGCTTGGAGGGGGGAGAGGGAAGTGTTAGACCTATTGCGGGTACCAGGCGGCGGGGAAAGGATGGGGATGAAGATAGGTCATTGAGCAAACAATTGGTTGAAGACGAAAAAGAACAGGCAGAACATTTGATGCTGGTCGATTTAGGTCGCAATGACCTGGGGCGAGTGTGCACTTTTGGTTCGGTTGTGGTGAAAGAATTCGCTAAAGTAGAGTATTTTTCTCATGTAATGCATCTGGTATCAAGGGTAAAGGGGAAAGTTATGCCTGGGGTAAAGCCGTTGGATGTGTTGGCAGCTGCATTTCCGGCGGGTACTGTGTCCGGTGCGCCAAAAATTAAAGCAGTGGAAATTATCAACCGACTTGAAAAAGGATGTCGAGGGCCTTATGCGGGTTTGGTGGGGTATATTTCCTTCACCGGACAGATGGACACCTGCATCAATATTCGTTCGGTCACCTTATCCGGAGGTAAGGCATTGGTGCAGTCGGGGGCGGGGATTGTGGCGGACTCCCGTCCGGATTCGGAATTTCAGGAGACCTTAAATAAGGCCCGGGGAATGTTCGAGGCAATAAGCATGGCCAGGGGTGTGAAAGCAAGGTGA
- a CDS encoding anthranilate synthase component II → MRVLIIDNYDSFTYNLVQMFGELGAAVEVRRNDRVTITEIRRIQPQCTVVSPGPGRPEDAGISINIIKEFYKTMPIMGVCLGHQCIAAAIGGRVERGRGPVHGKVSSVVHSGEGIFKGLPNPFSATRYHSLVVLEEGLSPELSIVARAELGEVMAIRHLHYPLWGLQFHPESFSTAVGKMLIKNFLAVVQ, encoded by the coding sequence GTGAGGGTCCTGATAATCGATAATTATGATTCCTTTACTTATAACCTTGTGCAGATGTTTGGAGAATTGGGCGCTGCGGTAGAGGTAAGGCGTAATGACCGGGTGACTATTACAGAAATAAGAAGGATTCAGCCTCAATGTACGGTGGTTTCACCCGGACCGGGGCGACCTGAAGATGCGGGTATATCCATCAATATCATTAAGGAATTTTACAAAACCATGCCTATCATGGGGGTATGTTTAGGGCATCAGTGCATTGCCGCAGCTATAGGGGGAAGGGTGGAGCGCGGTAGAGGGCCGGTACATGGCAAAGTCTCCTCAGTAGTCCATTCAGGGGAGGGGATTTTTAAGGGGCTGCCCAATCCCTTTTCTGCAACCAGATATCATTCATTGGTAGTGTTGGAAGAAGGACTATCGCCAGAATTAAGCATTGTTGCCAGGGCTGAACTGGGTGAGGTGATGGCGATAAGGCATCTGCATTACCCCCTGTGGGGCCTGCAATTTCACCCAGAATCATTTTCAACCGCAGTTGGTAAAATGCTGATTAAAAACTTCTTGGCAGTGGTGCAATGA
- the trpD gene encoding anthranilate phosphoribosyltransferase, producing MQRTINKLVDGQHLDKEEAQEAMSLIMTNRVTPVQVAAFITALRMKGETAAEITGCALAMRDAAIAISAKSPVVLDTCGTGGDRLGTFNISTAAAFVVAGAGVTVAKHGNRSVSSKCGSADVLEALGVRVDLIPKQVEKCLAEVGIGFFFAPTFHHAMKFAAGPRRELGFRSIFNLLGPLTNPAAAGYQVVGVYRRDVAPILAQVLLNMGSQRAMVVHGEDGMDELTLTGATYISETHDGDIINYQVTPEMFGLTRCLPEEVSGGTAKDNAIIIRQIFSGEGNLARRQIVLLNAAAALYVCGKAKDLHDGIRLAAEVIEGGKALAVLDRLTALSITLPNPGRESKALGHEVG from the coding sequence ATGCAAAGGACGATAAACAAATTAGTGGATGGGCAGCATCTGGATAAAGAAGAGGCCCAAGAGGCTATGAGTTTGATTATGACAAATAGGGTTACCCCTGTTCAGGTGGCTGCTTTTATTACTGCGTTAAGAATGAAAGGGGAAACTGCCGCTGAAATTACCGGGTGCGCTCTGGCAATGCGTGACGCCGCTATTGCTATCTCCGCCAAATCGCCGGTAGTTCTTGACACTTGCGGTACCGGTGGGGATCGATTGGGCACATTTAATATTTCTACAGCCGCTGCTTTTGTAGTAGCAGGTGCGGGTGTAACAGTGGCCAAACACGGTAACCGATCCGTATCGAGTAAGTGTGGTAGTGCGGACGTGCTGGAGGCGCTAGGGGTAAGGGTAGATTTGATCCCTAAGCAGGTGGAAAAATGTTTGGCAGAAGTAGGCATTGGATTTTTCTTTGCACCTACCTTCCACCATGCCATGAAGTTTGCTGCCGGGCCGCGCCGGGAATTGGGTTTTCGGTCCATATTCAATTTATTAGGGCCGCTTACCAATCCTGCTGCCGCCGGTTATCAGGTGGTAGGTGTTTACCGCCGTGATGTGGCACCGATACTGGCCCAGGTGCTGCTGAATATGGGTTCTCAACGGGCTATGGTGGTCCACGGGGAGGATGGTATGGATGAACTTACTCTTACCGGCGCCACTTATATCAGTGAGACACATGACGGTGACATTATAAATTATCAAGTTACACCGGAGATGTTTGGTTTGACTCGATGTCTACCCGAGGAGGTAAGCGGGGGAACCGCTAAGGATAATGCCATAATCATTAGGCAAATATTTTCCGGCGAGGGAAACCTCGCCCGGCGGCAAATAGTGCTGTTAAATGCGGCCGCAGCTCTTTATGTCTGCGGTAAGGCAAAGGATTTGCATGATGGAATTCGCTTAGCGGCAGAGGTCATTGAAGGTGGTAAGGCGCTGGCCGTTCTTGATCGGTTGACTGCATTAAGCATTACTCTGCCAAACCCTGGGCGGGAATCCAAAGCCCTGGGGCACGAGGTGGGTTAA
- the trpC gene encoding indole-3-glycerol phosphate synthase TrpC produces MSGFLSEIVKIKKEEVTRGCRELPITDLKTIITSRDYQPGAFVHALRSDGFKVIAEVKQASPSRGSFEHRWEKNELINQYQQGGAAAISVITDEKYFQGSYRLLGKVVDRTILPVLHKEFIIDPWQILRGRAAGASAVLLIAALVDDVMLKELYLTAKNLGMDCLLEVHDRNELDRILGLQPEVIGVNNRNLKTLTVNIDTAVSLAAELPQTAVSIAESGIKTFCEAQRLADAGYNGVLMGEALVTNVQPKQLLKKLRQVR; encoded by the coding sequence ATGAGTGGGTTTCTCAGTGAGATAGTGAAGATAAAAAAGGAAGAAGTTACTCGGGGATGCAGGGAACTGCCTATTACAGACCTAAAGACAATAATTACTTCAAGAGATTACCAGCCCGGAGCTTTTGTCCATGCCCTGCGCAGCGACGGTTTCAAGGTAATTGCCGAAGTAAAACAAGCTTCCCCGTCCCGGGGAAGTTTTGAACACCGGTGGGAGAAAAACGAACTAATTAATCAGTATCAACAGGGTGGTGCAGCTGCCATTTCCGTGATTACCGATGAAAAGTATTTTCAAGGGAGTTATCGCCTGTTAGGTAAAGTGGTGGATCGAACTATTCTGCCGGTACTTCATAAGGAATTTATTATTGACCCTTGGCAGATTTTGAGAGGGAGGGCAGCCGGTGCCTCGGCGGTATTGTTAATTGCTGCTCTGGTTGATGATGTTATGTTAAAGGAACTTTATTTAACGGCTAAGAATTTGGGTATGGACTGTCTGCTGGAAGTACATGACCGAAATGAATTGGACCGTATTCTTGGTCTACAGCCAGAGGTTATTGGAGTGAATAACCGCAATCTAAAAACCCTTACTGTAAACATTGATACCGCAGTTAGTTTAGCGGCCGAGCTGCCACAAACTGCTGTTAGCATCGCAGAAAGTGGTATAAAAACCTTCTGCGAAGCCCAGAGATTGGCCGACGCTGGTTACAACGGAGTGCTGATGGGAGAGGCTTTGGTGACCAATGTACAACCAAAGCAGCTGCTAAAAAAGTTAAGGCAGGTTAGGTAA
- a CDS encoding phosphoribosylanthranilate isomerase, which yields MVKPVVKICGITTAAQAKMVSTAGADAIGLVFAKQSTRFVSRQQASTISQMVDNDTSVVGVFCNDSEEVVAAAADFVSLSAVQLHGNESPDYCRRLREKMHLVEKGCWPMLVKAVPVRGVETLEQVKPYLHLVDAIMLDTYHRGRLGGTGMQFDWHVAVEFNRLWPEKTLLIAGGLNGVNVGTLLARINPWGVDVSSGVEAYPGQKSPEKVSAFIKQVKKGIDEGEGQC from the coding sequence ATGGTTAAGCCAGTTGTAAAAATCTGCGGTATCACTACGGCGGCTCAGGCTAAAATGGTTTCAACGGCCGGGGCCGACGCTATAGGGTTGGTTTTTGCAAAGCAAAGTACCCGCTTTGTTTCTCGGCAGCAGGCTAGTACAATCAGCCAAATGGTAGACAATGACACTTCGGTTGTTGGCGTTTTTTGCAATGATTCGGAAGAAGTGGTGGCGGCAGCAGCAGACTTTGTATCATTGAGTGCTGTTCAACTTCATGGAAATGAGTCCCCGGATTACTGTCGTCGGTTGCGTGAAAAGATGCATCTGGTTGAAAAGGGCTGCTGGCCAATGCTGGTTAAGGCTGTTCCCGTGCGCGGAGTCGAAACCTTGGAACAGGTTAAGCCTTATTTGCATTTAGTAGATGCGATAATGTTAGATACCTATCACCGGGGGCGGTTGGGGGGGACGGGAATGCAGTTTGATTGGCATGTGGCGGTTGAGTTTAACCGCCTGTGGCCGGAAAAAACACTCTTGATTGCCGGAGGTTTGAATGGTGTAAATGTGGGGACTTTGCTTGCCAGAATTAACCCTTGGGGGGTAGATGTGTCTTCCGGAGTGGAGGCGTATCCCGGGCAAAAAAGCCCGGAAAAGGTTTCGGCTTTTATCAAGCAGGTAAAAAAGGGCATAGATGAGGGGGAAGGACAGTGTTAA
- the trpB gene encoding tryptophan synthase subunit beta translates to MDKPLKGYFGHYGGQYVPETLVSALTELEKAYEYYTAQKEFWAELNSYYRDYSGRPTPLFLAPRLSEHYSAEDLKLKIYLKREDLNHTGAHKINNALGQVLLAKRMGKQRIIAETGAGQHGVATATVAAHFDMKCCIYMGAVDMQRQALNVYKMRLLGAEVIPATGGTQTLKDACNEAIRDWVANSLDTHYIIGSVVGPHPYPVMVRDFQRVIGEETKDQIITKEGRLPDIIAACVGGGSNAMGMFYPFLQEEEVKLVGLEAAGEGLESGRHAASLSRGRQGVLHGAFSYLLQNDDGQIEEAHSISAGLDYPGVGPEHSMLKDSGRVKYLGVQDQAALAAFHQLTKLEGIIPALESAHALAFLEELKSFIPRDAEKETIVVINLSGRGDKDIDTVREEAGHEQHNGA, encoded by the coding sequence ATGGATAAACCGCTTAAGGGTTACTTTGGTCATTATGGCGGGCAGTATGTGCCGGAAACTTTGGTTTCCGCCCTTACGGAGTTGGAAAAAGCATATGAGTATTACACTGCCCAAAAAGAATTTTGGGCGGAGCTTAACAGCTATTACCGGGACTATAGCGGTCGGCCTACACCGTTGTTTCTTGCGCCCCGCCTATCAGAGCATTATTCCGCTGAGGACCTCAAGTTAAAAATCTATCTCAAACGTGAGGATCTAAACCATACGGGTGCGCACAAGATAAACAACGCTTTGGGTCAGGTACTGTTGGCTAAAAGGATGGGCAAGCAGCGCATCATTGCGGAGACGGGTGCGGGCCAGCATGGTGTTGCCACTGCCACGGTAGCCGCCCATTTTGACATGAAATGCTGTATTTACATGGGGGCGGTGGATATGCAGCGCCAAGCACTGAATGTATATAAGATGAGATTATTGGGTGCTGAGGTAATTCCGGCAACCGGCGGCACCCAGACTTTAAAGGATGCCTGTAATGAGGCCATCAGGGATTGGGTGGCGAATTCATTAGATACCCATTACATTATTGGGTCTGTGGTAGGCCCGCATCCGTATCCAGTTATGGTACGAGACTTTCAGCGGGTGATTGGCGAAGAGACAAAAGATCAGATTATTACTAAGGAAGGCCGACTGCCGGATATCATTGCTGCCTGCGTCGGCGGTGGAAGCAACGCCATGGGCATGTTTTATCCTTTTCTTCAGGAAGAAGAAGTAAAGCTGGTAGGTTTAGAAGCAGCGGGAGAGGGCTTGGAAAGCGGGCGGCATGCAGCGTCTTTAAGCCGAGGGAGGCAAGGAGTGCTGCATGGGGCGTTCAGTTACTTACTGCAAAACGATGACGGTCAAATTGAAGAAGCTCACTCCATTTCCGCAGGGTTGGATTACCCGGGAGTGGGGCCGGAACATTCCATGCTGAAGGATTCCGGTCGAGTGAAGTATTTGGGGGTCCAGGACCAAGCTGCATTAGCGGCATTTCACCAGCTAACTAAACTAGAAGGAATAATTCCTGCTTTGGAGAGTGCCCATGCCTTGGCTTTTTTAGAAGAACTGAAAAGTTTTATTCCCCGAGACGCAGAAAAGGAGACGATTGTCGTCATCAATTTGTCCGGCCGAGGGGACAAAGATATTGATACAGTCAGGGAGGAGGCAGGTCATGAGCAGCATAATGGAGCATAG